The Calliopsis andreniformis isolate RMS-2024a chromosome 10, iyCalAndr_principal, whole genome shotgun sequence nucleotide sequence AGAACCTCTTGCCACAGTAAGCAGTGTCTCCAGCGATCCAATTGCAGACGTAAGGGAGCTGTGAGACTGCAGCCAGTGCAGCCAACTGCGCATGAGCATAGGCTGCGACACCTAGAGCTCCATAAGGCGTGCCAGGTTTGTGATCACACTGGGCGCAGCCAGCTGGACAAGAACCTGGTGCATTAGCGGAGGCTAGTTTCCCATTGGAGTTAGCTAACAAGTGAGAGTTCAACTGGCAGCCTGTGCAGTAGGGATCTCTGCAAATTGGCATCAGGGCATCTGGGCCTGAGGACGTCTTCAATCTAGCATAACTGAGGTAAGGGTTTCCTGGTACTAATCCACTCTTCAAGCTGGCATGATGCTGGGACATCAGGGAATTAGCTATCACGTCCACAGGTATCTGTGGGCTATATCTTAGGTAGGATGTTGAGGACGCTAAACTTACTCCTGGTTTAAATGTTCCCAAAGGAAGATCTTTAATAGAAGGGTCAGTCATAGCTAACACTGCAGGGCTATAGGAAGGCTTCACTTGTATCGAGGGACTGCTGACAGCAGGTTGAGAAGTGGACGTTTCGAGCTGAGCTGAAGACAAACTTGTCGATATCCTCGAAGCAGGGGACTCCCTAGAGGCATCACCACTAGGAGTCGCAGTTTTTCGGCATTGTGGTGTCACAGCACGAACTGACGATGCGCTCTGATTGCTAGGACATCGTTTATTGTTGCTACCAGGTGTTCTTGATCGCCCAGACATCGAGTGACTAGAAGCTGCCCGCTGTTCGTCAGGACTAGACGTCTTTTCGCGACCCAGACAGGATTCGTAAGGTTTGAAGTTGGTTTTATTAAAGTCGGTCGCTGTCGAAGCCACTGGTGATGATTTATCTCGCGACTGGTCCACTGATTTTGATGATTTGTTGTTGGATTTGTCCAACGAGCCTAGTAGAGATTTACTGGATGGTGTGTCGGCTCCTATTTGACTGCATGTCTGTGCGAGCAAGGCCAGAGGGCTTTTCTTCGCATCCAACTGAAATCAGAATGAGAGCGTCAgaatcttgagggttgagttcctTAAGTAACTAATTTGTTTACGGTGGCTACTAAAAGTTTCCGGGAAAAGTGACATTTTGCTGCactaataaaatgaattattgtcaAGTTAAAAATGCGCTACATGAATTTAATATGTATCTTCACTTATGAAGTAGGGTCATATTAAATCGTTTGGGAGAAATATTATATTCAGCAAATAGTTAATTCTTCAAAAACGgaatatttacattttttagTACTGAAAAGTAATCTGGTAGGTATTTTCTAATATATGTTTACGTTATATTTACTACACCTATGTCTTTCGTTttctaatatatttttataagttTTAATTCTAACGTAGGTGATGTAGGTAATGTTTCCGTTGTAACGTATACAATGTACATATACAACGAGAAAAATAATTCCATTGACATTAATATTAAAAGATGTGCATCGCAAGGTTTTCAATCACTTTGCACATTCTACGCCCGTGAATATGTGTGTATTATTACAACGATGGATGTTGCTGTTGCTGTATAAGTGACACTGAAATTGACAACTTAATCAAGCAATGCATCAATTCTTTCAGTTGCTTGTAGCTTCTTTTAAAAAGATATTCATCGAAATATAATGTTAAGTCCTTCTCTTTAATACCATATCTGATAATGTTTTGACAAATATCACTCCATATTTTTTTGATCGATTCTGTATTGACATACATACGAAAACTATTGAGAAATTTATTCCATATTCTTTACAAATATTCGAAAATAATGAAACGAAAATCAGTTACTAGTATCGGAATTAACAAAGTTATAGAAAAGCTCAGCTGTAAGATATCCATAGTCCTCGTTCGCGGAAAAAATATTAAGGTGAAGTTATTGAAGCCTCTtgtaaaatttacaaaaatacTGTAACAGGTCTGAGTTTAGTACAATCAGTAAGAGccgactttgtagatttaacaaaCTTGTTCTGATTGTAGTCAATctattttgttaattttacaaaagtCTACAACAAATCATGGAGAACTTATAGGTTAGTGACATCACCACCGATTCCGATGATCTTTGGATATATTGTTAAGCTCataattctgaacaactttttcttatatgtatatataataagCAGTCGGCCTTAGATTTCGAAATATTTACAAAAAGCTATTGATACTATTACATTGAATTCTAGTTATACGTACGCGTCCGTTGCAGCACACGCTTTACTACAGTGGTTTCATCGAACAAATTTACAACAAAAAAATTTACAAAACAATTTTGATCTGTAAAGGTATACGAAAACTAGAATTATTtaacataaaaattgaaaaaaagaaaataaaaacctaTGGAGAGATTCGTCGAACGCAGAACCTGCAAATTAAGTCAGTATGTATTCGCACTTGACTATCGAACTTTCTTGTAAAGTTTGATGCAAAATGATTTATAAACcatctttacttgctacattttcatttaTGCAAGCGTCACTGACACTGAATCTCTCGTACTCTTCGCAACGGCTGTGAGACGTCacgttatttatacatttaaataaacaacatgtatcattATACAATGACGAAAACATTATAAGGATATATGTTTTTCTTAAAGCTACTCGTTTCaggcccaatttcgcacaaaatgtaaTCTAATTAGGAATGCTATTATTTCGTttgtaacgtaaaaattcaaaattctattttatccaTATTTTGTTTTTTGGTTTATAGAAACAATCAATCAATATttagtcagtgaaaacaacgaaaatatactagtttttaaacaaattgatattttcaaaaactgtttgcATACGTGGATTTATCATTAAAAAATACACGATCGTACCACTTACACTATTTTGCTATATGCaataattttcgagatattaagcgCAATGTTTTCTACTCTAAACTTTCACGATGGTTTTCACCCCCTTAACATGAATGAGAgccaataaaaaaaatatgtattgaatattttcggctactcTACAATCCCtgccaagtttcataaaaatcggagATTTACATCTAGCGACATTCCTTTGTTGGTGGAACAAGTTGACCCAGTGGACAAGTCCAAAAACAAAAAATTCCCCAGACGATCCAACAGCTTATAAGGACCCACTGGGTCTAAATTGATCCAATGGACAAAGGTAACCTAAATCTAACTACCGTGCATTCTATGTGTCAAGGATAGTTCAGTGTGCGTTATTTATTCCACTGGGTCAACTTAGATCCACAGGGTCCTTAGAAAGTGTTGGGTTACCTGGGGGATTTTTTTTATGGACTTGTCCACTGGGTCAACTTATTCACACTGTCACCAATTTCGAATTTTGcttataattttaaaattaaggCCGACCGTCTATTATAATATGCACAAGAGAAAGTTCAAAATCTCGTCGTCTTTAATATGTCCAAATATCATCGAAATCGGCAGTGGTATGACTAATCTGTAGATTCACCCGAATCCTATAAAAGTTTATCCTGCTTAAATATACTTAGGAAACTTTCGCAAGGTCTGCATGACCATCTTTTCCGTGTCGAACGCAATAGTATGCCTTCCAAAAATAAAACATTGTTGTTCAAAAACCAACAGTAACGTTAATTTTACACGCTAAGTTTTACAGTGGAGGAAGAAAATCAGGTTTAGAATATAAATCAAGTCTATAATATCATGTACACAAATCCCAGTAAAAATTTTAAGATAAAAACTTCATTTTTGTTcgagttattttaattttaaccaCTATAACTGTATACATTGACACGGAATAACTAAAATCCACCTGCTCTGTATATTGGTCCTTCTACCTCATGTaaagtctgttctatttgtaATTCTGCAGTTCATATAATCTTTCTGCACGCTTATATTTGCCAATACTTTTTCCTCATACCTATGTATTTTTAGTGAAGATTCACTTGCCATCGCTtcctttgtttcatacgatttatttcatttttcttcGGTCTACCCATTTttagaatagaacagtttctaaaCTATGGAAATTATAGAAGTATACTTCATTCCCTGAAAGATTTCGTACAAACCGAAATTATATACAGTTATATGTTTACTATGCATACGCTACATTGATGTTTATATATTACGCttatgtttatgttgtataGGTCAAAGTCAAACAGGTAGAGCTgacaaaatattttcaaatttaacaTACATCATGGATCAATACATACAGTTATAGTGTAGTCAATTAATGTTAAAATTAAAGTAACTCGAACAAATATGAAGTTTTTAAGTTGAAATTTTTACTATAGTTTGTGTTCATGATATTGAAGAAAATTATGTATGGATTTTTCAATCCAATATTTCTACATAATTTGATTCAGCGTAaaaagtgctataaaaatatattttttcaaaaCTTTATCTAGAAAATTACAGTACTTTTCAACTGAATCCCCCCCTTAAGATCATTGAgataagtttcattaaaatgtaTGAAAGTGTAGACTAGATAAATAACGcgatattttatttttgttaagGTCATTGGGTTCCGATCACTCTTTCTTTTATTACTTTCCTCGTGTTTTATACACCATAACAAAGTGCTTGAAAATATCCCATTCAAATATATTTGGAAGCAGCTTTTCAACAAGTTCGAAGTCCTATATATTATCTTTAAACTTTGTAGTTGTCTAGACAAATATTCCAAATTGCGTCTAGTGATCTTTGGAAAGGAAATTTATTATGTGCTATCTATGTTTGATTATTTTCTTTGGGATTTCATAAAAAAGCATTCTTGAAGAACGTGATTTGATTAGTTGTTTGTAGATATTTATTCTCGGGGATTTTTACAAAACCAGACGACTTTAA carries:
- the LOC143184467 gene encoding zinc finger protein Noc, producing MLTSNANQYLRPEYLTPLPTTLDAKKSPLALLAQTCSQIGADTPSSKSLLGSLDKSNNKSSKSVDQSRDKSSPVASTATDFNKTNFKPYESCLGREKTSSPDEQRAASSHSMSGRSRTPGSNNKRCPSNQSASSVRAVTPQCRKTATPSGDASRESPASRISTSLSSAQLETSTSQPAVSSPSIQVKPSYSPAVLAMTDPSIKDLPLGTFKPGVSLASSTSYLRYSPQIPVDVIANSLMSQHHASLKSGLVPGNPYLSYARLKTSSGPDALMPICRDPYCTGCQLNSHLLANSNGKLASANAPGSCPAGCAQCDHKPGTPYGALGVAAYAHAQLAALAAVSQLPYVCNWIAGDTAYCGKRFSTSDELLQHLRSHTSVTTNGAADAAALSLLSPSVGLPPTHPLFSRTYPTPPLSPLATARYHPYGKPSLLSPSLSSLGLPLPPPHPHTPAGLSPYFPSYSLYGTPRLGAASGMPQ